In Chloracidobacterium sp., one genomic interval encodes:
- a CDS encoding RpiB/LacA/LacB family sugar-phosphate isomerase: MNETDSEKRDRVRELVRQVLAAVPGEARTSVEPEAHPPQHIVVNSLRDRAEREWERDESSKTLITENDLRGLEEGSRVRVAADVKFTPLASDLVRDLNIVLIRKHPRSSGIKVRSVAIGCDHGGFKFKEQLKVFLGDLGLNVRDFGTETEDAVDYPDFAHAVARAVSGKQADVGIIIDGAGIGSAMAANKVPGVRAAQVYSVALAKNSREHNGANILTLGSGQNSFEEVKAIVEAFLTTEISEERHKKRVGKIDAIDRQYRS, translated from the coding sequence ATGAACGAAACTGATAGTGAGAAACGAGATCGCGTCCGTGAGCTTGTGCGTCAAGTGTTAGCTGCCGTTCCGGGTGAAGCGAGAACCTCGGTTGAGCCTGAAGCACACCCGCCGCAGCATATTGTTGTAAATTCGCTGCGGGATAGGGCCGAACGTGAATGGGAGCGCGACGAATCGTCAAAAACTCTGATCACGGAGAATGACCTTCGAGGGCTTGAAGAAGGATCTCGCGTGCGTGTCGCCGCGGATGTGAAATTCACGCCGCTGGCAAGCGATCTGGTTCGCGACCTGAATATCGTGCTGATCCGCAAGCACCCGCGAAGCTCAGGTATAAAGGTGCGTTCGGTGGCGATAGGGTGCGACCACGGCGGTTTTAAGTTCAAGGAACAGCTTAAGGTCTTTCTTGGCGATCTTGGCTTGAATGTGCGTGATTTCGGCACCGAGACCGAGGATGCGGTCGATTATCCTGACTTTGCACACGCGGTGGCCCGTGCGGTCAGCGGCAAGCAGGCGGACGTCGGGATCATTATTGACGGTGCAGGCATCGGGAGTGCAATGGCAGCGAACAAAGTTCCGGGCGTGCGTGCGGCGCAGGTATACTCCGTCGCGCTTGCGAAGAATTCGCGAGAGCACAACGGAGCGAATATCTTGACGCTCGGCTCCGGGCAGAATTCGTTCGAGGAGGTCAAGGCTATCGTCGAGGCATTTCTTACCACCGAAATATCGGAGGAGAGGCACAAGAAGCGCGTAGGCAAGATCGATGCGATCGATAGGCAGTACCGTTCGTGA
- the hpt gene encoding hypoxanthine phosphoribosyltransferase, translating to MTSEFAQAVSTEFSNPNFEILYSAERINERICELGAQLTAEYAGKELVLVSVLKGSCVFLADLMRVIDLPLTIDFMSVSSYKDGTVSTGDVEILKDLSNPIRGKHVLVVEDIVDTGLTLTRLIEILGSRGAASIKIATFLDKPEPRIKKELIVDYTGFVIPNKFVVGYGLDAAGRYRNLPFVGIVTDPSKA from the coding sequence ATGACCTCAGAATTCGCTCAGGCCGTGTCAACAGAGTTTAGCAACCCAAATTTCGAAATATTGTACAGTGCGGAACGGATCAACGAGCGTATTTGCGAACTCGGCGCACAACTCACCGCAGAATATGCAGGCAAAGAACTTGTTCTCGTCAGCGTTCTCAAGGGATCGTGCGTCTTTCTCGCCGATCTTATGCGTGTGATCGACCTGCCGCTGACGATCGACTTTATGTCCGTATCATCATACAAGGACGGGACCGTCTCTACCGGCGACGTTGAGATCTTGAAGGATCTTTCAAATCCGATCCGCGGCAAACATGTGCTTGTGGTCGAAGATATCGTCGATACCGGACTTACCTTAACGAGGCTGATCGAGATACTCGGTTCGCGCGGCGCGGCGTCTATCAAGATAGCGACTTTCCTTGATAAGCCTGAGCCTAGGATAAAGAAAGAACTTATTGTCGATTACACCGGCTTTGTCATTCCGAATAAATTCGTCGTCGGTTACGGCCTTGATGCCGCCGGCCGCTATCGGAACCTGCCGTTCGTCGGGATCGTTACCGACCCGTCCAAGGCGTAA
- the rplU gene encoding 50S ribosomal protein L21, with protein sequence MSYAIIRTGGKQFAVESGQTLRVPKIEAEAGTKVDVETLFADGKVGASTLKATVVSHGKDDKVIVFKKKRRKQYKRKQGHRQGFTEITID encoded by the coding sequence ATGAGTTACGCGATCATAAGAACGGGCGGCAAGCAATTCGCGGTCGAAAGCGGACAGACGCTTCGCGTCCCGAAGATCGAAGCAGAAGCCGGAACGAAGGTCGATGTCGAAACGCTTTTTGCTGACGGCAAGGTCGGTGCATCTACGCTGAAGGCAACGGTGGTATCACACGGTAAGGACGATAAGGTCATCGTGTTCAAAAAGAAACGCCGCAAGCAATACAAGCGTAAGCAGGGGCACAGGCAAGGATTTACGGAAATAACGATCGACTGA
- the rpmA gene encoding 50S ribosomal protein L27, translating to MAHKKGVGSSRNGRDSNAQRLGLKKFGGQHVLGGNILARQRGTKWKPGNNVGRGKDDTLFALIEGFVKFEDKGRKGKFISVYVEGAPELAPAA from the coding sequence ATGGCACATAAGAAAGGGGTAGGTTCATCACGCAACGGACGCGACTCAAATGCTCAACGGCTCGGATTGAAGAAATTCGGCGGCCAGCACGTCCTTGGCGGCAATATTCTCGCACGCCAACGCGGCACCAAGTGGAAGCCGGGCAACAACGTGGGGCGCGGCAAGGATGATACGCTGTTCGCTCTGATCGAAGGATTTGTTAAGTTCGAAGATAAGGGCCGTAAGGGCAAATTCATTAGCGTCTATGTCGAAGGCGCTCCGGAACTCGCACCGGCAGCGTAA
- a CDS encoding chloride channel protein: MTDGTVAENTGFWTRFENSSAADLGDFTTKRRIIRISGLAIVIGTAAAGIAWLLLRLIAFFTNVFFYHRLSFESVSPAGNTLGWLIIFVPVIGGVIIGIMARYGSERIRGHGIPEAIESILLNGSRVQPKIALLKPLSSAVSIGSGGPFGAEGPIIMTGGAFGSMIAQFFRLTSSERKTLLVAGAAAGMAATFGAPIASVLLAVELLLFEWKPRSMIPVALACAAATTARRYLLDPAPLFPAGPFPGFVGFDGLLGCVVAGVLAGVLSLLLTKGVYASEDAFAKLPIHWMWWPAIGGVAVGVGGLIFPQSLGVGYDVIRGFLQTEAPIKVLMGVLIVKSSIWIISLGSGTSGGVLAPLLMMGGALGGVLSGILPAEGVGFWPLVCMGAILGGTMRAPFTGIVFALELTHDINMLLPLLTAVTIAHAFTVLTLGRSILTEKIARRGYHMSREYSLDPMEITFAREVMRTDIDALHEGRTNKELARLISSDLSDRVQHMYPVVDADDRLVGVVTRRDLRAAIQRADRDPNGRLSEITHYDPQVVFDDEPLRPVVERMAATGITRFPVVDREDPTRLLGTISLNNLLSARVLHLEAETRREQVLQLPSVLAMAKARAKSARGSEQKDDHDEDGA, translated from the coding sequence ATGACAGATGGTACCGTTGCGGAAAATACGGGGTTTTGGACACGCTTTGAGAATTCAAGTGCCGCTGATCTCGGTGACTTCACTACAAAACGGCGGATAATTCGCATCTCGGGCCTCGCGATCGTAATTGGGACCGCAGCGGCAGGCATCGCATGGCTCTTGCTGCGGTTAATTGCATTCTTTACAAATGTCTTCTTCTATCATCGGTTGAGTTTCGAAAGTGTCTCTCCGGCTGGAAATACGCTTGGTTGGCTCATCATCTTTGTGCCGGTTATTGGCGGCGTGATCATCGGAATAATGGCCCGGTACGGATCGGAGAGGATCAGGGGCCACGGAATTCCCGAGGCTATTGAGTCGATCCTTTTGAATGGCAGCCGAGTCCAGCCGAAGATCGCATTGCTGAAACCGCTTTCGTCCGCTGTCTCGATCGGATCTGGCGGGCCGTTCGGAGCGGAAGGTCCGATCATTATGACCGGCGGTGCGTTCGGCTCGATGATCGCACAGTTCTTTCGGCTTACAAGTTCCGAAAGAAAAACTTTACTTGTAGCTGGTGCAGCCGCCGGAATGGCCGCGACCTTTGGTGCACCGATAGCATCGGTGCTGCTGGCAGTCGAACTGCTGCTGTTCGAATGGAAGCCGCGAAGTATGATCCCTGTCGCTCTTGCCTGTGCCGCGGCTACGACGGCACGGCGATATCTCCTCGATCCTGCGCCGCTGTTTCCGGCGGGCCCATTCCCGGGATTTGTCGGGTTTGACGGACTGTTGGGGTGCGTCGTTGCGGGCGTGCTTGCCGGAGTTCTCTCGCTTCTGCTGACGAAGGGCGTGTATGCATCGGAGGATGCATTTGCCAAGCTTCCGATCCATTGGATGTGGTGGCCCGCTATCGGTGGCGTTGCGGTTGGTGTCGGCGGCCTGATCTTTCCGCAGTCCTTAGGTGTCGGTTATGACGTGATACGCGGTTTCCTCCAAACCGAGGCGCCGATCAAGGTCCTTATGGGCGTGCTTATTGTAAAGTCCTCGATCTGGATCATTTCCCTCGGTTCAGGTACATCCGGCGGCGTCCTAGCCCCGTTACTGATGATGGGCGGAGCACTCGGAGGCGTTTTGAGCGGCATCTTGCCTGCAGAAGGCGTCGGGTTTTGGCCTCTTGTCTGTATGGGTGCGATCTTAGGCGGTACAATGAGGGCCCCGTTCACCGGTATCGTGTTCGCATTGGAGTTGACACACGACATCAACATGCTTCTTCCGCTGCTTACTGCGGTAACCATCGCTCACGCATTTACCGTTCTGACGCTTGGCCGTTCGATCCTTACAGAAAAGATCGCTCGGCGTGGTTATCATATGAGTCGGGAATATTCACTCGATCCGATGGAGATAACATTTGCACGGGAGGTTATGCGTACTGATATTGACGCCTTGCATGAGGGGCGTACGAATAAGGAGTTGGCTCGATTGATATCATCAGACCTCTCCGATCGAGTCCAACATATGTACCCGGTTGTGGACGCGGACGATAGGTTGGTAGGTGTCGTAACCCGCCGCGACCTACGCGCTGCTATCCAAAGAGCCGACCGCGACCCGAACGGGCGGCTCTCTGAGATCACGCATTACGATCCGCAGGTGGTCTTTGATGATGAACCGCTGAGGCCGGTCGTTGAAAGGATGGCAGCAACGGGCATTACGCGGTTTCCGGTTGTTGATCGCGAAGATCCGACGCGATTGCTTGGCACGATCTCGCTCAATAACCTGCTTTCGGCACGAGTGCTGCACCTCGAGGCCGAAACCCGAAGGGAACAGGTGCTGCAGCTTCCATCGGTATTGGCCATGGCGAAGGCCCGTGCAAAGTCCGCCCGAGGCAGCGAGCAGAAGGATGATCATGATGAAGACGGCGCATAA
- the obgE gene encoding GTPase ObgE: MFLDRVKIRVKAGDGGNGVTAFRREKFVPRGGPSGGDGGVGGSVWIESSEGLNTLLHLRYNPEHKAERGRHGEGSNRFGKDGADTTVGVPVGTQVFDAATDELLFDFTEPGQRYLAAKGGKGGWGNAHFATATRQAPKFHYDGRPGEERELQLELKLIADVGLVGYPNAGKSTLISVISAAKPKIADYPFTTLEPNLGVVDMGDYRTLVVADIPGLIEGASDGAGLGHRFLRHVERTKLILHLVDISSLSGRDPVSDYEVINRELAKYDANLAEREQIVVATKIDSLDDPERLENLKARVKKDKRRFFAISSVANRGIKELMTAVADRIFRPEEDR, from the coding sequence ATGTTTCTTGATCGCGTCAAGATAAGAGTCAAAGCCGGCGACGGCGGCAACGGCGTAACGGCCTTTCGGCGCGAGAAATTCGTGCCTCGCGGCGGCCCTTCGGGCGGCGACGGCGGTGTCGGAGGCAGCGTCTGGATAGAATCGTCAGAGGGCCTCAACACGCTGCTCCATCTGCGCTACAACCCCGAACACAAGGCAGAGCGTGGCCGGCACGGCGAAGGCTCGAATCGTTTTGGAAAAGACGGCGCTGACACGACGGTCGGTGTTCCTGTAGGTACGCAGGTGTTCGATGCCGCGACCGATGAGTTGCTCTTCGATTTTACGGAGCCGGGCCAGCGATACCTTGCAGCAAAGGGCGGCAAGGGCGGCTGGGGCAACGCTCACTTTGCAACTGCGACTCGACAGGCACCAAAATTTCATTACGACGGTCGCCCCGGCGAGGAACGCGAACTCCAACTCGAACTGAAGTTGATCGCCGACGTCGGCCTCGTCGGTTATCCGAACGCCGGCAAATCTACTTTGATCTCGGTGATCTCGGCCGCAAAACCAAAGATCGCCGATTATCCCTTCACGACTCTAGAACCAAATCTCGGCGTTGTGGATATGGGCGATTACCGTACGCTCGTCGTTGCCGATATACCCGGGCTTATCGAAGGTGCATCGGACGGTGCGGGCCTCGGCCATCGATTTCTGCGTCACGTAGAACGCACAAAGCTGATCCTCCACCTTGTTGATATCTCATCGTTGTCGGGCCGCGACCCGGTCAGTGATTACGAGGTCATCAACCGCGAATTGGCGAAATATGATGCTAACCTTGCCGAACGTGAGCAGATCGTGGTCGCCACAAAGATCGACTCGCTAGATGACCCGGAACGCCTTGAGAACCTGAAGGCACGTGTCAAAAAGGATAAGCGCCGATTCTTCGCAATTTCATCGGTCGCAAATCGCGGCATCAAAGAACTGATGACCGCAGTGGCCGACCGTATCTTCAGGCCGGAAGAAGACCGATGA
- the nadD gene encoding nicotinate (nicotinamide) nucleotide adenylyltransferase — MKITAFYGGSFDPVHNGHIAVARQLLQHTPLDSVVLVPAFHAPHKVRLQPTSAYDRYAMLCLATEADPGISVSRMEIEAPERPYSLETLTRILESTTPEEVFFVIGADSWRDIRTWREWETVLTMVNILVVTRPGVELAAAHVSDKVRDRIIDLRGFDDLQFSNGLHVYFTDLVNMDVSATEIRQKVRRDDASWRSDVPANVVNYIEKYRIYK; from the coding sequence ATGAAAATCACTGCGTTCTATGGAGGCTCGTTCGACCCGGTGCACAACGGCCATATCGCGGTCGCACGGCAACTGCTGCAGCACACGCCGCTCGATTCCGTGGTGCTTGTACCGGCATTTCATGCACCTCATAAGGTACGGCTTCAGCCGACATCGGCTTACGATCGCTATGCAATGCTGTGTCTGGCCACCGAGGCTGATCCCGGGATCAGCGTTTCGCGGATGGAGATCGAGGCTCCGGAACGTCCGTATTCACTCGAGACCTTGACCCGCATTCTCGAATCGACGACGCCCGAAGAGGTCTTTTTTGTGATCGGTGCGGATTCTTGGCGTGACATCAGGACGTGGCGGGAATGGGAGACAGTGCTGACAATGGTGAACATACTTGTTGTCACAAGGCCGGGCGTAGAACTCGCCGCCGCCCACGTCTCGGATAAGGTGCGCGATCGGATCATCGACCTTCGAGGATTTGATGACCTGCAATTTTCGAACGGCCTGCACGTTTACTTCACGGACCTTGTGAACATGGACGTTTCAGCGACCGAGATAAGGCAGAAGGTGCGCCGCGATGACGCGTCGTGGCGTAGCGATGTTCCGGCAAACGTTGTAAACTACATTGAAAAGTATCGGATCTATAAGTAA
- the rsfS gene encoding ribosome silencing factor, with translation MEEIQEKSLQHSTARIELAAKPTSFKSLDPALRLAIECIDEKKGIDIVGLDLREIASFTEFFVIASGSNQRQVQAIADEISEQLKKQCGVSALRIEGYNTAEWILLDYGDFIVHLFDRDAREFYDLARLWRDARKVEIDIT, from the coding sequence ATGGAAGAAATTCAGGAGAAATCACTCCAACACAGCACAGCCCGCATTGAACTCGCCGCAAAACCAACATCGTTCAAATCGCTTGATCCCGCACTCCGACTTGCGATCGAGTGCATCGACGAAAAGAAAGGTATTGACATCGTCGGCCTCGACCTGCGCGAAATAGCAAGCTTTACGGAGTTCTTCGTTATTGCAAGCGGAAGCAATCAGCGGCAAGTGCAGGCTATCGCCGACGAGATATCTGAACAGCTAAAGAAACAATGCGGCGTCAGTGCTCTCCGAATCGAAGGATACAATACCGCCGAGTGGATCCTGCTGGATTACGGCGACTTCATCGTCCACCTTTTCGATCGCGACGCGAGAGAGTTCTACGACCTCGCCCGTCTGTGGCGCGATGCTCGAAAGGTCGAGATCGACATTACATGA
- a CDS encoding 23S rRNA (pseudouridine(1915)-N(3))-methyltransferase RlmH, with translation MKLRFLWVGKTRNRHFEALQSDYLRRLSHFAKCEVTEVRDGGGPEAEGKRILERLGSTSAVCLLDINGEKYTSHGLAQLIERWQTDGRKETTFIIGGAEGVSAAVAERADHRLSLSFLTLTHEMARVILAEQLYRAFTIIKGFPYQK, from the coding sequence ATGAAACTGCGTTTTCTCTGGGTCGGCAAGACCCGTAACAGGCATTTTGAGGCGCTGCAGTCCGATTATCTGCGGCGCCTTTCGCATTTTGCCAAGTGCGAGGTAACCGAAGTTCGCGACGGCGGCGGCCCCGAAGCTGAAGGCAAACGCATCTTGGAACGCCTCGGCTCGACATCCGCCGTCTGTCTTTTGGATATTAACGGCGAGAAATATACATCACACGGACTGGCTCAACTGATCGAACGCTGGCAGACGGACGGGCGAAAGGAAACGACGTTTATCATCGGTGGTGCCGAAGGGGTCTCTGCTGCGGTTGCCGAACGTGCCGACCATAGGTTATCCTTATCGTTTCTCACATTGACGCACGAGATGGCTCGTGTGATCTTGGCGGAGCAATTATATAGGGCATTTACGATAATAAAGGGCTTTCCGTATCAAAAATGA
- a CDS encoding TraR/DksA family transcriptional regulator — protein MSKLNVKEITKKLHHERAVLIDKLKGNDLSIDDSETPDPVDLAVRNYSKNVMLAVSENESRQLTLIDEALVRIADEEYGKCQNCEKAINPKRLGAIPWARYCLDCQALLEQGLLDEE, from the coding sequence ATGAGTAAATTGAATGTAAAAGAGATCACCAAAAAGCTTCATCATGAGCGTGCCGTACTGATCGATAAGCTGAAAGGGAACGACCTGTCGATCGATGATTCGGAAACGCCGGATCCGGTCGATCTTGCGGTACGCAATTATTCGAAGAATGTAATGCTCGCGGTCTCCGAGAACGAGAGCCGTCAGTTGACACTTATAGACGAGGCCCTTGTACGCATCGCGGATGAAGAATACGGCAAATGCCAGAACTGTGAAAAGGCCATTAATCCAAAACGGCTCGGCGCGATCCCTTGGGCACGATATTGTCTTGATTGTCAGGCACTGTTGGAGCAAGGCCTGCTTGACGAAGAATGA
- a CDS encoding ComF family protein — MIFDRARDLAISLLYPQGCKICGKLIENSDDGVACGDCWRQTHIFSGDEILCGKCGALLGTQGGPLAVRCHRCDEQHFDHAKAIGVHEFALAASINHLKRYPDIPKHLRNLIESCSATLPFTNIDLLMPVPLSSQRLLERGFDQALLIARIAAKMLDLPIDGHSLSRTRHTPVHRVGMDRKARELTLNNVFDVVRPKLIAGRNILLVDDVFTTGATTSACAAALKKAGAASVNVFTLARAVLN; from the coding sequence ATGATCTTTGACCGAGCCAGAGACTTGGCGATCTCCCTTCTATACCCTCAGGGCTGCAAGATCTGCGGCAAATTGATCGAAAATTCTGATGACGGCGTTGCTTGCGGCGATTGTTGGCGGCAGACGCACATCTTTAGCGGCGACGAGATCCTGTGCGGCAAATGCGGGGCTCTGCTCGGCACACAAGGCGGCCCGCTTGCTGTTCGCTGTCATAGATGCGATGAGCAGCATTTTGACCATGCAAAGGCTATCGGCGTTCATGAATTCGCTTTGGCAGCTTCGATCAATCACTTAAAGAGATATCCGGATATTCCGAAGCATTTACGGAACTTGATCGAAAGCTGCTCCGCGACATTGCCTTTCACGAATATCGATCTCCTTATGCCCGTGCCTCTCTCATCGCAGCGACTGCTCGAGCGCGGATTCGATCAGGCATTGCTTATTGCAAGGATCGCGGCAAAGATGCTTGACCTGCCGATAGACGGTCATTCCCTTTCGAGGACGCGGCACACGCCAGTTCACCGTGTCGGCATGGATCGCAAGGCCCGCGAATTGACTCTCAATAATGTGTTCGATGTCGTAAGGCCGAAGCTCATTGCGGGCCGAAATATTCTTCTCGTAGATGACGTCTTTACAACAGGAGCAACGACGTCAGCTTGTGCCGCCGCTCTCAAAAAAGCAGGCGCGGCGAGCGTCAATGTTTTCACGCTCGCACGCGCCGTTCTGAATTAA
- a CDS encoding PQQ-dependent sugar dehydrogenase — protein MKRIVLFAVAALTLMAFLTGGPTFAAPSPLKIRTIPVLSGLALPVHMVTVRDGTKRIFVVQQRGIIKVLQPGASATTDFINLSGVVSSSGNERGLLGLAFHPDFTNNRKFYVYYTRSSDGAIQIAEYKVFPNDPNKGDPSTARVLITIPHTLASNHNGGTIAFGPDDGYLYAATGDGGSGNDPLANAQNINSLLGKFLRIDVNVPETQVPPYNIPPTNPYAGATPGADEIYTIGMRNPYRWSFDRGGTHQLWVGDVGQNAIEEVDIITLGGNYGWRVYEGTQCTGNDPGLCNPANYLMPIYQYQTGSRCSVVGGYVYRGTQNTFVPGTYVYGDYCTGEVFINEQNTIALLDTTRLYSSFGEDDDGELYTVGIANTTGTLEKIVRAKASADLDGDFKTDISVFRPSTGMWYAYNSSDSTYRIQQFGLNGDQPVVEDYDGDNISDIAVYRPSTNVWYYFRSSDSTAGVVPFGSAGDIPAQGDFDGDAKADIAVFRPSTGTWWIRRTTDPNNYLVVPFGQNGDIPVAADYDTDGKSDISVWRPSDGDWHRLNSINGQYVVTHFGMAGDVPVPGDYDFDGKADQAVFRPSTGIWYQNRSTAGFYAQQWGISGDVPAVGDYDGDGKDDIAVFRPSNGVWYIVNSSNGSTRIFQFGLNGDIPAPQSDNP, from the coding sequence ATGAAACGAATAGTTCTTTTTGCCGTTGCGGCCTTGACGCTTATGGCATTTTTGACCGGCGGCCCAACCTTTGCCGCACCGTCGCCGCTGAAGATCCGCACTATCCCGGTCCTTTCCGGACTCGCCTTGCCGGTTCATATGGTTACAGTTCGCGATGGAACAAAGCGAATTTTCGTGGTACAGCAGCGCGGTATCATTAAGGTCTTGCAGCCCGGGGCTTCGGCCACGACGGACTTCATCAACCTTTCCGGCGTGGTCAGCAGTTCCGGCAATGAGCGTGGGCTATTGGGGCTTGCGTTTCATCCGGATTTTACGAATAACCGGAAGTTCTATGTTTATTACACGCGAAGCAGTGACGGAGCAATTCAGATCGCTGAGTACAAGGTATTTCCGAACGACCCGAATAAGGGCGATCCGAGTACGGCCCGTGTGTTGATCACGATCCCGCACACGCTGGCCTCAAATCATAACGGCGGAACGATCGCATTCGGCCCTGATGACGGTTATCTTTATGCCGCAACAGGCGACGGCGGCTCGGGCAATGATCCTCTGGCCAATGCACAGAACATTAATTCGCTTCTCGGTAAATTCCTTCGGATCGATGTGAATGTCCCTGAGACTCAGGTGCCGCCCTACAATATTCCTCCGACAAATCCATACGCAGGTGCGACACCCGGTGCGGATGAGATCTACACAATAGGAATGCGCAATCCGTATCGTTGGTCGTTCGACCGCGGCGGCACGCATCAGCTTTGGGTCGGCGATGTAGGCCAAAACGCGATCGAAGAGGTCGATATCATTACGCTCGGCGGCAATTACGGATGGCGTGTTTATGAAGGAACGCAGTGTACGGGAAACGACCCCGGCCTTTGCAATCCGGCGAACTATCTCATGCCGATCTATCAATATCAAACAGGTTCGCGCTGCAGCGTGGTCGGCGGATATGTTTACCGAGGCACACAGAATACTTTCGTGCCCGGCACGTACGTTTACGGCGATTATTGTACGGGCGAGGTCTTTATAAACGAACAGAACACGATCGCATTGCTTGATACCACCCGTCTTTATTCCTCATTTGGTGAGGATGACGATGGCGAGTTGTACACGGTCGGAATCGCCAACACGACCGGAACGCTCGAGAAGATCGTAAGAGCAAAAGCGTCAGCCGACCTCGACGGCGACTTTAAGACCGACATTTCCGTTTTTCGTCCCTCGACCGGAATGTGGTACGCCTATAACAGCTCGGACAGTACCTATCGCATTCAGCAATTCGGATTGAATGGCGACCAACCCGTCGTTGAGGATTACGACGGTGACAACATCTCGGACATCGCGGTGTATCGGCCATCGACAAATGTCTGGTACTACTTTCGAAGCAGTGATTCAACCGCGGGTGTTGTGCCGTTCGGTTCTGCGGGCGACATTCCTGCACAAGGCGACTTTGACGGCGATGCAAAAGCGGATATAGCCGTTTTCCGGCCCTCGACCGGCACATGGTGGATACGCCGCACAACGGATCCCAATAACTATCTCGTTGTTCCGTTCGGGCAGAACGGCGATATTCCGGTTGCGGCCGACTACGACACTGACGGCAAATCCGATATAAGCGTATGGCGTCCGAGCGACGGCGATTGGCATCGGCTGAACAGCATCAACGGGCAGTATGTCGTTACGCACTTCGGCATGGCGGGCGATGTGCCGGTACCCGGCGATTATGATTTTGACGGGAAGGCCGATCAAGCCGTCTTTCGCCCGTCGACCGGTATTTGGTATCAGAATCGAAGCACGGCAGGCTTTTATGCTCAGCAATGGGGCATCAGCGGCGATGTGCCAGCGGTCGGCGATTATGACGGCGACGGCAAGGATGACATCGCGGTCTTTCGGCCGTCGAACGGCGTGTGGTACATCGTCAACAGTTCGAACGGCTCGACAAGGATCTTCCAATTCGGGCTGAACGGTGACATACCCGCTCCGCAGAGCGATAATCCGTAA
- the tsaD gene encoding tRNA (adenosine(37)-N6)-threonylcarbamoyltransferase complex transferase subunit TsaD has product MIILGIESSCDETAAALVRDGREILSSVIASQVDIHREWGGVVPEIASREHLEKIEPVVNEALERAGTRLSDIDAIAVTQGPGLIGSLLVGVCYAKALAYGLDIPIVGVNHIEGHVYSIVFENPPVEYPALALIVSGGHTNIFYIPEEGKYKVVSRTRDDAAGEAFDKVAKMLGLGYPGGPVIERLAKGVNAGKVHFPQAKISDGRPDLSFSGLKTAVSRYLRENEINIIENEPSPEVRDIAAGFQSAVIKALVGTLEKLAKDLLPRTLIVAGGVACNLALKEAAEAAAERLGIPVYFPSKHLSTDNAAMIAAAGFAALKRGECAGPEMTADITLRLQNLENEDEALRKKGVHYRL; this is encoded by the coding sequence ATGATCATACTTGGTATCGAAAGCTCTTGTGATGAGACGGCGGCGGCTTTGGTGCGGGACGGCCGCGAAATTTTATCGTCGGTCATTGCCTCGCAGGTCGATATTCACCGCGAGTGGGGCGGCGTCGTCCCTGAGATCGCCTCGCGTGAGCATCTCGAAAAGATCGAGCCTGTTGTAAACGAGGCTCTTGAGCGTGCGGGCACGAGGCTCAGCGATATCGATGCGATCGCGGTAACGCAAGGGCCGGGGCTGATCGGTTCGCTGCTTGTTGGCGTTTGTTACGCAAAGGCCTTGGCGTACGGCCTTGATATTCCGATCGTGGGCGTAAATCATATAGAAGGCCACGTATATTCGATCGTTTTCGAGAATCCGCCGGTCGAATATCCCGCTCTCGCATTGATCGTTTCCGGCGGGCATACGAACATTTTTTATATTCCGGAGGAAGGGAAGTATAAGGTCGTCTCGCGTACCCGTGATGACGCCGCCGGCGAGGCATTCGATAAGGTTGCGAAGATGCTTGGGCTCGGCTATCCCGGCGGCCCTGTGATCGAACGGTTGGCCAAGGGCGTTAATGCCGGAAAGGTTCATTTTCCTCAAGCGAAGATCTCCGACGGCCGCCCCGATCTGAGCTTTAGCGGACTTAAGACCGCGGTTTCACGTTATTTGCGCGAGAATGAGATCAACATTATTGAGAACGAGCCGTCGCCCGAGGTGCGTGACATTGCCGCCGGTTTTCAATCTGCTGTGATCAAGGCCCTTGTCGGTACGCTTGAAAAGCTCGCCAAAGACCTGCTTCCTCGTACGCTCATAGTTGCCGGCGGCGTCGCTTGTAACCTTGCGCTTAAGGAAGCTGCTGAGGCAGCGGCAGAACGGCTGGGCATTCCTGTATATTTCCCTTCAAAGCATCTTTCCACCGATAATGCAGCTATGATAGCCGCTGCCGGCTTTGCCGCACTCAAGCGGGGCGAGTGCGCCGGGCCTGAGATGACCGCCGATATCACGCTGCGCCTTCAGAACCTCGAAAATGAGGACGAAGCATTGCGAAAAAAAGGTGTACACTACAGGCTCTAG